In Nocardioides palaemonis, a single genomic region encodes these proteins:
- a CDS encoding ATP-binding protein: MNTVLIANRGEIALRVMRTARRLGWRTVAIHTDLDAQAPHARAADVAVRVGSYLDVDEVVAAARESGAGFVHPGYGFLSERAPFARALAEAGITLVGPSADVMDAMGRKDAAREVALAAGVPVVPSYALDDDPASLAYPVLVKAAAGGGGKGMRVVRSAAELPEARAAAAREAASSFGDDTLLIEKYVESGRHIEVQVLGDSHGTVLHFFERDCSTQRRHQKVLEEAPAPTIDEAQRAAITSAAVALAEQCGYVGAGTVEFLLDNATGEFYFLEMNTRLQVEHPVTEEVTRVRGERVDLVELQLLVATGEPLGIAQGEISLEGHAIEARVYAEDSFHGFLPQAGRTSIVRWPHSLVEEGAQRLSRDPFVRVDHALEPEQEVSTSYDPMLGKVIAWGAEREAARRTLVGALEETVVLGITTNTGFLRVLADSDEFRDCSIDTAWLDHHEVPEPDADLARVFGAWTEVLLDTVGRGAGPWRADGWRMGADPAPDTVVLGDTLVVVDRHRGRVDDHAVEMVSAENHTVHLLVDGRPEHAVLNIQRDVVDVVHRGQRWVWERPDPFGDHAVAAGDGTLLAPMPGTVLAVNVAEGQVVEEGETLGVMEAMKMELALKAPFAGTVTTIGAAAGDLVKLGAALFVVDGFGG, encoded by the coding sequence ATGAACACCGTCCTCATCGCCAACCGCGGCGAGATCGCGCTCCGCGTGATGCGCACCGCCCGCCGCCTCGGCTGGCGCACCGTCGCGATCCACACCGACCTCGACGCGCAGGCCCCGCACGCCCGGGCCGCCGACGTGGCGGTGCGGGTCGGGTCCTACCTCGACGTCGACGAGGTGGTGGCCGCGGCGCGCGAGTCCGGCGCCGGCTTCGTGCACCCGGGCTACGGCTTCCTGTCCGAGCGGGCACCCTTCGCCCGCGCGCTCGCCGAGGCCGGCATCACGCTGGTCGGCCCGTCGGCCGACGTGATGGACGCGATGGGCCGCAAGGACGCCGCCCGCGAGGTCGCGCTGGCCGCCGGGGTGCCGGTCGTGCCGTCGTACGCCCTCGACGACGACCCCGCCTCGCTCGCCTACCCGGTGCTGGTCAAGGCGGCCGCCGGCGGCGGCGGCAAGGGGATGCGGGTGGTGCGCAGCGCCGCCGAGCTCCCCGAGGCCCGCGCGGCCGCCGCCCGCGAGGCGGCCAGCTCGTTCGGCGACGACACCCTCCTCATCGAGAAGTACGTCGAGTCCGGCCGGCACATCGAGGTGCAGGTGCTCGGCGACAGCCACGGCACGGTGCTGCACTTCTTCGAGCGCGACTGCTCGACCCAGCGCCGCCACCAGAAGGTGCTGGAGGAGGCGCCCGCGCCGACGATCGACGAGGCCCAGCGCGCCGCGATCACGTCCGCGGCGGTCGCCCTCGCCGAGCAGTGCGGCTACGTCGGCGCCGGCACCGTCGAGTTCCTCCTCGACAACGCGACCGGGGAGTTCTACTTCCTGGAGATGAACACCCGACTGCAGGTCGAGCACCCGGTGACCGAGGAGGTCACCCGGGTGCGCGGCGAGCGGGTCGACCTCGTCGAGCTCCAGCTGCTGGTCGCGACCGGCGAGCCGCTCGGCATCGCGCAGGGCGAGATCAGCCTCGAGGGCCACGCGATCGAGGCCCGGGTCTACGCCGAGGACTCCTTCCACGGCTTCCTGCCCCAGGCCGGCCGCACCTCGATCGTGCGATGGCCCCACTCGCTGGTCGAGGAAGGCGCGCAGCGCCTGTCTCGAGACCCGTTCGTACGCGTCGACCACGCCCTCGAGCCGGAGCAGGAGGTCTCCACCTCCTACGACCCGATGCTCGGCAAGGTCATCGCGTGGGGCGCCGAGCGCGAGGCCGCCCGGCGCACGCTGGTCGGTGCGCTCGAGGAGACGGTCGTCCTCGGCATCACCACCAACACCGGCTTCCTGCGCGTCCTCGCCGACTCCGACGAGTTCCGCGACTGCTCGATCGACACCGCCTGGCTCGATCACCACGAGGTGCCCGAGCCCGACGCCGACCTGGCGCGGGTGTTCGGCGCGTGGACCGAGGTGCTCCTCGACACCGTCGGCCGGGGCGCCGGGCCGTGGCGCGCGGACGGGTGGCGGATGGGGGCCGACCCCGCGCCCGACACCGTCGTCCTCGGCGACACCCTGGTCGTGGTCGACCGCCACCGCGGACGCGTCGACGACCACGCCGTCGAGATGGTGTCGGCCGAGAACCACACCGTCCACCTGCTCGTCGACGGCCGGCCCGAGCACGCCGTGCTCAACATCCAGCGCGACGTCGTCGACGTGGTCCACCGCGGCCAGCGCTGGGTCTGGGAGCGCCCCGACCCGTTCGGCGACCACGCCGTGGCGGCCGGCGACGGCACGCTGCTCGCGCCGATGCCCGGCACGGTCCTGGCGGTCAACGTCGCCGAGGGCCAGGTCGTCGAGGAGGGTGAGACGCTGGGGGTGATGGAGGCGATGAAGATGGAGCTCGCGCTCAAGGCGCCCTTCGCCGGCACGGTCACCACGATCGGCGCGGCCGCGGGCGACCTGGTGAAGCTCGGCGCCGCCCTCTTCGTCGTGGACGGGTTCGGTGGTTGA
- a CDS encoding sensor histidine kinase: MSRLLGGWDGLDPALRWLLRINLVALTTATLLLAAAYFLGFKHTAVEIDLGVMVASIVIMLVTPPLCRRYGAPAAIIGLTVSSLLFAVGGTWATPNLSPLTALLTMVPLLVGFPYLPQRWIRALMVVAVIGSAGVAALGEWRRTDNLNDTWWVNAVVIAASLPAGVVIVVYLVRDAYVRLRDQADELADSRTRVVAVADAARRSLERDLHDGAQQRLLAMSVTVERARKELLAGRGDGAARLLDQLAADNREVLVELRELARGIYPPLLAERGLVAALQATARRSPVPVTLDVADVERHPQQVEAAAYFCILEAMTNAAKHARASELLVVLRGRPHLAFRVTDDGGGFDPARVTRGGLEGMVARIEAAGGTLRLDAAPGRGTTVVGEFPALDAAG; this comes from the coding sequence ATGAGCCGGCTGCTCGGCGGCTGGGACGGCCTCGACCCCGCGCTGCGCTGGCTGCTGCGGATCAACCTGGTCGCGCTGACCACGGCGACCCTGCTGCTCGCCGCGGCGTACTTCCTGGGCTTCAAGCACACGGCGGTGGAGATCGACCTGGGCGTGATGGTCGCGTCGATCGTCATCATGCTCGTCACGCCGCCGCTGTGCCGGCGCTACGGCGCGCCCGCGGCGATCATCGGGCTGACGGTGTCGTCGCTGCTCTTCGCCGTCGGCGGCACGTGGGCGACCCCCAACCTGAGCCCGCTGACCGCGCTGCTGACGATGGTGCCGCTGCTCGTCGGCTTCCCCTACCTCCCGCAGCGGTGGATCCGCGCGCTGATGGTCGTGGCGGTGATCGGCAGCGCCGGGGTGGCGGCACTCGGGGAGTGGCGGCGCACGGACAACCTCAACGACACCTGGTGGGTCAACGCCGTGGTGATCGCGGCGTCCCTGCCGGCGGGCGTGGTGATCGTGGTCTACCTGGTGCGCGACGCCTACGTCCGGCTGCGCGACCAGGCCGACGAGCTCGCCGACTCCCGTACGCGCGTGGTGGCGGTCGCCGACGCCGCCCGCCGCAGCCTCGAGCGCGACCTGCACGACGGCGCCCAGCAGCGGCTGCTCGCGATGAGCGTCACCGTCGAGCGGGCCCGCAAGGAGCTCCTCGCCGGCCGCGGCGACGGCGCGGCCCGGCTGCTCGACCAGCTCGCCGCCGACAACCGCGAGGTGCTGGTCGAGCTCCGCGAGCTCGCGCGCGGCATCTATCCCCCGCTGCTCGCCGAGCGCGGCCTCGTCGCGGCGCTCCAGGCGACCGCCCGTCGCTCCCCGGTGCCGGTGACCCTCGACGTCGCGGACGTCGAGCGGCATCCCCAGCAGGTCGAGGCGGCAGCCTACTTCTGCATCCTCGAGGCGATGACCAACGCGGCCAAGCACGCGCGCGCCTCCGAGCTGCTGGTGGTGCTGCGCGGCCGGCCGCACCTCGCCTTCCGCGTCACCGACGACGGCGGCGGCTTCGACCCCGCCCGCGTCACCCGCGGCGGGCTGGAGGGGATGGTCGCGCGGATCGAGGCCGCAGGCGGCACGCTGCGCCTCGACGCGGCGCCGGGGCGCGGGACCACCGTGGTGGGCGAGTTCCCCGCACTGGACGCTGCGGGTTAA
- a CDS encoding SACE_7040 family transcriptional regulator, which yields MTPRRQQILGIAAELFAARGFHGVSVAELGSACGISGPALYKHFESKDAMLAEMLVSISETLLAQGRRRAESADGPRAALEALVEWHIEFAIDHRALIVVQDRDWSSLPDEARERVRSLQRAYVDVWATQVRLLDPAITPEAARTRAHVLFGLLNSTPHSGRLPDPQLHEVLREMAHGALGL from the coding sequence GTGACCCCGCGCCGCCAGCAGATCCTCGGCATCGCCGCCGAGCTGTTCGCCGCCCGCGGCTTCCACGGCGTGTCGGTCGCCGAGCTCGGCTCGGCGTGCGGGATCTCCGGCCCGGCGCTCTACAAGCACTTCGAGTCCAAGGACGCGATGCTGGCCGAGATGCTGGTGTCGATCAGCGAGACGCTCCTCGCTCAGGGCCGACGTCGCGCCGAGAGCGCCGACGGACCGCGCGCCGCGCTCGAGGCGCTGGTGGAGTGGCACATCGAGTTCGCCATCGACCACCGCGCGCTGATCGTCGTGCAGGACCGCGACTGGAGCAGCCTGCCCGACGAGGCGCGCGAGCGGGTGCGGTCGCTGCAACGGGCGTACGTCGACGTGTGGGCGACGCAGGTGCGGCTGCTCGACCCGGCGATCACGCCGGAGGCCGCCCGCACCCGCGCCCACGTGCTGTTCGGGCTGCTCAACTCCACCCCGCACTCCGGCCGGCTGCCCGACCCGCAGCTGCACGAGGTGCTGCGCGAGATGGCGCACGGGGCCCTCGGCCTCTGA
- a CDS encoding DEAD/DEAH box helicase, whose amino-acid sequence MSFVPVTGPARLLVGEPPRDGSIEFTDERRTIVMPVRGALPVLGKVRDQDDLHPSVALLAGAALMGLQLVAAGRFAPEPGGRHWQVAGLDADDERRIAELVRARGHDGFDAATAEGTVRALLDAIADTVPRTSPGASRHRARAVAPAPTVLRPDDFSDQLQQRIARIRSRGRDDRPHLVSVSFRVEADEEELVAGAVRLVTQVHAVDNAAHVADAVELWEDAGPEAAHGFGERARTHAAIALRSAADAWPVLERLLDLRVPDEITLDSDEILSLLDGGASALTEAGHQVMWPKYLDREVTQRVELGRRQAAAPREEALHDGLFGPDALFGFEWQLALHGEELTDEEMDELARTTSPIIKLRDNWVAVDSGVIKRARKRLIRTVTPVQAIAATLTGVVDIEDVPYEAVVGASLLKVRERLAGATSGELVEVPAALRADLRDYQRRGLSWLAELTSLGLGACLADDMGLGKTVTVIALHLHRVERGLEARSARTSTDEGKERGAGGPTLVVCPASLLGNWEAEIRRFAPGVAVRRHHGSARDLDDVASGFVLTTYGTMRNDAALLAEVPWDLVVADEAQHVKNARSAAARALRTIPSAARVALTGTPVENDLTELWAILDWAIPGLLGSRNAFRKVWAGPIESGLEPTKARQFADLIGPFLLRRRKSDPGIAPELPRKTETDHVLGLTREQVVLYETLVRESMRRIEEADEETRRGLVLALLTGLKQICNHPAHFLRQSNPRLRGRSEKLDLLDELVGTVVAEDGAVLLFTQYVAMARLVERHLATTGVRHQLLHGGTPVREREAMVARFQAGEVPVFLLSLKAGGTGLNLTRADHVIHFDRWWNPAVEDQATDRAYRIGQTRPVQVHRFVTEGTIEERIAELLARKRSLADSVLARGETALTELSDAELRDLVELRR is encoded by the coding sequence ATGAGCTTCGTCCCGGTCACCGGACCCGCCAGGCTGCTGGTGGGGGAGCCGCCCCGGGACGGCTCGATCGAGTTCACCGACGAGCGGCGCACCATCGTGATGCCGGTGCGCGGCGCGCTGCCGGTGCTCGGCAAGGTCCGCGACCAGGACGACCTGCACCCCTCGGTCGCGCTGCTCGCGGGCGCGGCGCTGATGGGCCTCCAGCTCGTCGCCGCCGGCCGGTTCGCGCCCGAGCCGGGCGGGAGACACTGGCAGGTCGCCGGCCTCGACGCCGACGACGAGCGGCGGATCGCCGAGCTGGTGCGGGCGCGCGGGCACGACGGGTTCGACGCGGCCACCGCCGAGGGCACCGTCCGCGCGCTGCTCGACGCCATCGCCGACACGGTGCCCCGCACCTCGCCGGGCGCCTCGCGGCACCGGGCCCGCGCGGTCGCGCCGGCCCCGACGGTCCTGCGCCCCGACGACTTCAGCGACCAGCTCCAGCAGCGGATCGCCCGGATCCGCTCGCGCGGGCGCGACGACCGCCCGCACCTGGTCTCGGTGTCGTTCCGGGTCGAGGCCGACGAGGAGGAGCTGGTCGCCGGGGCCGTACGCCTCGTGACGCAGGTGCACGCGGTCGACAACGCCGCCCACGTCGCCGACGCGGTCGAGCTCTGGGAGGACGCCGGGCCCGAGGCCGCGCACGGGTTCGGGGAGCGGGCCCGCACCCACGCCGCGATCGCGCTGCGGTCGGCCGCCGACGCCTGGCCGGTGCTCGAGCGGCTGCTCGACCTGCGCGTGCCCGACGAGATCACCCTCGACTCCGACGAGATCCTGTCGCTGCTCGACGGCGGGGCGAGTGCGCTCACCGAAGCCGGTCACCAGGTGATGTGGCCCAAGTACCTCGACCGCGAGGTCACCCAGCGCGTCGAGCTCGGCCGGCGGCAGGCCGCCGCCCCCCGCGAGGAGGCGCTCCACGACGGGCTCTTCGGCCCCGACGCGCTCTTCGGCTTCGAGTGGCAGCTCGCGCTGCACGGCGAGGAGCTGACCGACGAGGAGATGGACGAGCTGGCCCGCACGACCAGCCCGATCATCAAGCTGCGCGACAACTGGGTCGCGGTCGACTCGGGCGTGATCAAGCGGGCGCGCAAGCGGCTGATCCGCACCGTCACCCCGGTGCAGGCGATCGCCGCGACCCTCACCGGCGTCGTCGACATCGAGGACGTCCCCTACGAGGCGGTCGTCGGCGCCAGCCTGCTGAAGGTCCGCGAGCGGCTGGCCGGCGCCACCTCCGGCGAGCTGGTCGAGGTGCCAGCCGCGTTGCGGGCCGACCTGCGCGACTACCAGCGCCGCGGCCTGTCCTGGCTCGCCGAGCTCACCTCGCTCGGGCTCGGCGCGTGCCTCGCCGACGACATGGGGCTGGGCAAGACCGTCACGGTCATCGCGCTCCACCTCCACCGCGTGGAGCGTGGTCTCGAGGCTCGCTCCGCTCGCACCTCGACCGACGAGGGGAAGGAGCGCGGGGCGGGCGGCCCCACGCTCGTCGTCTGCCCGGCGTCGCTGCTCGGCAACTGGGAGGCCGAGATCCGCCGCTTCGCGCCCGGCGTCGCCGTACGCCGCCACCACGGCAGCGCCCGCGACCTCGACGACGTCGCGTCCGGCTTCGTGCTGACCACCTACGGCACCATGCGCAACGACGCGGCCCTGCTCGCGGAGGTGCCGTGGGACCTCGTCGTCGCCGACGAGGCCCAGCACGTGAAGAACGCCCGCTCGGCCGCGGCCCGCGCGCTGCGGACGATCCCGAGCGCGGCCCGCGTCGCGCTGACCGGCACGCCGGTCGAGAACGACCTCACCGAGCTCTGGGCGATCCTCGACTGGGCGATCCCGGGCCTCCTCGGCAGCCGCAACGCCTTCCGCAAGGTCTGGGCCGGGCCGATCGAGTCGGGCCTCGAGCCGACCAAGGCACGGCAGTTCGCCGACCTGATCGGGCCGTTCCTGCTGCGCCGGCGCAAGTCCGACCCGGGCATCGCGCCCGAGCTGCCGCGCAAGACCGAGACCGACCACGTGCTCGGCCTGACCCGGGAGCAGGTCGTGCTCTACGAGACGCTCGTGCGCGAGTCGATGCGTCGCATCGAGGAGGCCGACGAGGAGACCCGCCGCGGGCTCGTGCTCGCGCTGCTGACCGGCCTCAAGCAGATCTGCAACCACCCCGCCCACTTCCTGCGCCAGTCCAACCCGCGGCTGCGCGGCCGCTCGGAGAAGCTCGACCTGCTCGACGAGCTGGTCGGGACCGTCGTGGCCGAGGACGGCGCGGTCCTGCTCTTCACCCAGTACGTCGCGATGGCCCGGCTCGTCGAGCGCCACCTCGCCACCACCGGCGTCCGCCACCAGCTCCTGCACGGCGGGACGCCGGTGCGCGAGCGCGAGGCGATGGTCGCGCGGTTCCAGGCCGGCGAGGTGCCGGTCTTCCTGCTGTCGCTCAAGGCCGGCGGCACCGGCCTCAACCTCACCCGCGCCGACCACGTGATCCACTTCGACCGCTGGTGGAACCCCGCGGTCGAGGACCAGGCCACCGACCGCGCCTACCGGATCGGCCAGACCCGCCCGGTGCAGGTCCACCGGTTCGTCACCGAGGGCACGATCGAGGAACGGATCGCCGAGCTGCTCGCCCGCAAGCGTTCGCTGGCCGACTCCGTCCTCGCGCGCGGCGAGACCGCGCTCACCGAGCTCTCCGACGCCGAGCTCCGCGACCTCGTCGAGCTGCGTCGATGA
- a CDS encoding response regulator transcription factor: protein MAPIRVVLAEDGDLLRAGVLALLSGFDDIEVVATATNLPEVLAAVDRHRPDVLLTDIRMPPDFTDEGIRAATHLRRAHPEVGVVALTQYSDVEYALDLVREGSDRRGYLLKERVADVDELVAALHTVASGGSVIDQIVVDALVATGTRRHDSLLDRLTPRELEVLAMVARGMTNAAIAADLVVTDRAVEKHINSILTKLDLPADAPVHRRVAATLVFLSEAGVGGAVAPRG, encoded by the coding sequence ATGGCTCCCATCCGCGTGGTCCTCGCCGAGGACGGGGACCTGCTGCGCGCCGGGGTGCTCGCCCTCCTGTCCGGGTTCGACGACATCGAGGTCGTCGCGACCGCCACCAACCTCCCCGAGGTGCTGGCCGCGGTCGACCGCCACCGTCCGGACGTGCTGCTCACCGACATCCGGATGCCGCCGGACTTCACCGACGAGGGGATCCGCGCCGCGACCCACCTCCGCCGCGCCCACCCGGAGGTCGGCGTGGTGGCGCTGACCCAGTACTCCGACGTCGAGTACGCCCTCGACCTGGTGCGCGAGGGCAGCGACCGTCGCGGCTACCTGCTCAAGGAGCGGGTGGCCGACGTCGACGAGCTGGTCGCGGCGCTGCACACCGTGGCCTCCGGCGGCTCGGTGATCGACCAGATCGTGGTCGACGCGCTCGTGGCCACCGGCACCCGCCGCCACGACTCGCTGCTCGACCGGCTCACGCCCCGCGAGCTGGAGGTGCTCGCGATGGTCGCGCGCGGGATGACCAACGCGGCGATCGCGGCCGACCTGGTGGTCACGGACCGGGCCGTGGAGAAGCACATCAACTCGATCTTGACCAAGCTGGACCTGCCCGCCGACGCCCCCGTGCACCGCCGGGTGGCCGCCACGCTGGTGTTCCTCAGCGAGGCCGGCGTCGGCGGCGCGGTGGCCCCGCGCGGATGA
- a CDS encoding hydroxymethylglutaryl-CoA lyase, whose product MTVRADGLPDRVTIYEVGPRDGLQNEQAIVPVAVKAEFVRRLVVAGLPIVEATSFVHPRWVPQLADAAELMTELGDAGRHLPVLVPNERGLDRALELGLEHVAIFGSATETFASKNLNRTFDEQFAMFEPTVARAREAGMDVRAYVSMCFGDPWEGAVAIDQVVAAGTRLLDLGASQLSLGDTIGVATAGHVTALVAAFADAGVGTDRLAMHFHDTYGQALANTFSALQAGITTFDASAGGLGGCPYAKSATGNLATEDLVWMLTGLGIEHGVDLDAVVATSTWMAGELGRPSPSAVVRALGSA is encoded by the coding sequence ATGACCGTCCGCGCCGACGGCCTGCCCGACCGCGTCACGATCTACGAGGTCGGTCCCCGCGACGGCCTGCAGAACGAGCAGGCGATCGTCCCCGTCGCGGTCAAGGCGGAGTTCGTCCGACGCCTGGTGGTGGCCGGCCTCCCGATCGTCGAGGCGACGTCGTTCGTCCACCCGCGGTGGGTCCCCCAGCTCGCCGACGCGGCGGAGCTGATGACCGAGCTCGGTGACGCCGGGCGGCACCTGCCGGTCCTCGTCCCCAACGAGCGCGGCCTCGACCGGGCGCTCGAGCTCGGGCTGGAGCACGTCGCGATCTTCGGCAGCGCCACCGAGACCTTCGCGTCGAAGAACCTCAACCGCACCTTCGACGAGCAGTTCGCGATGTTCGAGCCCACCGTCGCCCGCGCCCGGGAGGCCGGCATGGACGTCCGCGCCTACGTCTCGATGTGCTTCGGCGACCCGTGGGAGGGCGCCGTCGCGATCGATCAGGTCGTCGCCGCCGGCACCCGCCTGCTCGACCTCGGCGCCTCGCAGCTCAGCCTCGGCGACACCATCGGCGTCGCCACCGCCGGGCACGTGACGGCGCTGGTGGCCGCGTTCGCGGACGCCGGGGTCGGCACCGACCGGCTGGCGATGCACTTCCACGACACCTACGGCCAGGCCCTCGCCAACACCTTCTCGGCGCTGCAGGCGGGGATCACCACCTTCGACGCGAGCGCCGGCGGCCTCGGCGGGTGCCCCTACGCGAAGTCGGCGACCGGCAACCTCGCCACCGAGGACCTGGTCTGGATGCTCACCGGTCTCGGCATCGAGCACGGCGTCGACCTCGACGCGGTCGTCGCGACCAGCACGTGGATGGCCGGCGAGCTCGGCCGCCCGAGCCCGAGCGCCGTCGTCCGCGCCCTCGGCTCCGCCTGA
- a CDS encoding carboxyl transferase domain-containing protein produces the protein MPEPLTPPSMRELVDDLRSRLARVREGGSESARKKHTDRGKLLVRDRVDRLLDPGSPFLELAPLAAYGMYGSGDDHAVPSAGVVAGIGLVSGRECVVVANDATVKGGTYYPMTVKKHLRAQAVAAENGLPCIYLVDSGGAFLPMQDEVFPDREHFGRIFFNQANMSARGIPQIASVMGSCTAGGAYVPAMSDETVIVRDQGTIFLGGPPLVKAATGEVVTAEDLGGGDVHARTSGVVDHLAEDDAHALEIVRSIVDTLPPATPARTPAVDVEEPHESPESIYDVVPTDTRTPYDVREVIRRVVDGSRFHEFKKLYGDTLVCGFARIHGYEVGIVANNGILFSESALKGAHFIELCNQRGIPLVFLQNITGFMVGREYENKGIARDGAKLVTAVACSVVPKFTVVIGGSFGAGNYGMCGRAYDPRFLWMWPNARISVMGGEQAAGVLSTVRRDGLEARGEEWSAEDEEAYRSPIREQYERQGSPYYASARLWDDGIIDPADTRRVLGMALGATSYTPIPEPQYGIFRM, from the coding sequence GTGCCCGAGCCCCTGACCCCACCGTCCATGCGCGAGCTCGTCGACGACCTGCGCTCCCGGCTGGCCCGGGTGCGCGAGGGCGGCTCGGAGTCCGCGCGGAAGAAGCACACCGACCGCGGCAAGCTGCTGGTGCGCGACCGGGTCGACCGGTTGCTCGACCCCGGCAGCCCGTTCCTCGAGCTCGCCCCGCTGGCGGCGTACGGGATGTACGGGAGCGGCGACGACCACGCGGTCCCGTCGGCCGGGGTCGTGGCGGGCATCGGGCTGGTCTCGGGACGCGAGTGCGTGGTCGTCGCCAACGACGCCACGGTCAAGGGCGGCACCTACTACCCGATGACGGTGAAGAAGCACCTGCGCGCGCAGGCCGTCGCCGCGGAGAACGGCCTGCCCTGCATCTACCTCGTCGATTCCGGCGGCGCGTTCCTGCCGATGCAGGACGAGGTGTTCCCCGACCGCGAGCACTTCGGCCGGATCTTCTTCAACCAGGCGAACATGTCGGCCCGCGGCATCCCGCAGATCGCCAGCGTGATGGGGTCCTGCACCGCCGGCGGGGCCTACGTCCCGGCGATGTCGGACGAGACGGTCATCGTGCGCGACCAGGGCACGATCTTCCTCGGCGGCCCGCCGCTGGTGAAGGCCGCGACCGGCGAGGTCGTCACGGCCGAGGACCTCGGCGGCGGCGACGTCCACGCCCGCACCTCCGGCGTGGTCGACCACCTCGCCGAGGACGACGCCCACGCGCTGGAGATCGTCCGCTCGATCGTCGACACGCTGCCGCCCGCGACCCCGGCCCGCACCCCGGCTGTCGACGTCGAGGAGCCGCACGAGTCGCCTGAGTCGATCTACGACGTCGTCCCGACCGACACCCGCACGCCCTACGACGTGCGCGAGGTGATCCGCCGGGTCGTCGACGGCAGCCGGTTCCACGAGTTCAAGAAGCTCTACGGCGACACCCTCGTGTGCGGTTTCGCCCGGATCCACGGCTACGAGGTCGGGATCGTCGCCAACAACGGCATCCTGTTCAGCGAGTCGGCGCTCAAGGGCGCCCACTTCATCGAGCTGTGCAACCAGCGCGGCATCCCGCTGGTCTTCCTCCAGAACATCACCGGCTTCATGGTGGGTCGCGAGTACGAGAACAAGGGCATCGCCCGCGACGGCGCCAAGCTGGTCACCGCGGTCGCCTGCTCGGTCGTCCCGAAGTTCACCGTCGTCATCGGCGGCTCGTTCGGCGCCGGGAACTACGGCATGTGCGGTCGCGCCTACGACCCGCGCTTCCTCTGGATGTGGCCCAACGCCCGGATCTCGGTGATGGGCGGCGAGCAGGCCGCCGGCGTGCTCTCGACCGTCCGTCGCGACGGGCTCGAGGCCCGCGGCGAGGAGTGGTCGGCCGAGGACGAGGAGGCTTATCGAAGCCCGATCCGGGAGCAGTACGAACGCCAGGGCTCGCCCTACTACGCCTCCGCCCGCCTGTGGGACGACGGGATCATCGACCCCGCCGACACCCGCCGCGTGCTCGGCATGGCGCTCGGCGCGACGTCCTACACCCCGATCCCCGAGCCCCAGTACGGCATCTTCCGCATGTGA
- a CDS encoding SWIM zinc finger family protein produces MTTPDSGATIHPRLPPRRGGGGGTWWSKAVLRAVEEAAFGEKELRAGRALARAGAVGAITVADGSAVAAVHDGDDAFTVEVTVPVLDGGDAAAFTELVAAESGRIAALLAGQLPHALVEAVEEAGVELLPYGGELGSACSCDSWLDPCPHALAVLTQLAWLIQADPFVLTHLRGLPRDRVLRDLHRITRPRTAGSADDSAEDDAEDDAAEATEEVDDLAVAAEAAARAARLLELGPAADAW; encoded by the coding sequence ATGACGACCCCCGACAGCGGGGCCACCATCCACCCGCGGCTGCCGCCCCGGCGCGGCGGAGGCGGCGGCACGTGGTGGAGCAAGGCGGTGCTGCGCGCGGTCGAGGAGGCGGCGTTCGGCGAGAAGGAGCTGCGCGCGGGCCGGGCCTTGGCGCGGGCGGGAGCGGTCGGCGCGATCACCGTCGCCGACGGCTCCGCGGTCGCCGCGGTCCACGACGGCGACGACGCCTTCACCGTCGAGGTCACGGTGCCGGTGCTCGACGGCGGCGACGCGGCGGCGTTCACCGAGCTGGTCGCGGCGGAGTCCGGCCGCATCGCGGCACTGCTCGCCGGCCAGCTGCCGCATGCCCTCGTCGAGGCAGTGGAGGAGGCCGGCGTCGAGCTGCTGCCCTACGGCGGCGAGCTGGGGTCGGCCTGCTCGTGCGACTCGTGGCTCGACCCCTGCCCGCACGCGCTCGCCGTGCTGACCCAGCTCGCCTGGCTGATCCAGGCCGACCCGTTCGTGCTCACCCACCTGCGCGGCCTGCCGCGCGACCGGGTGCTCCGCGACCTGCACCGGATCACCCGTCCGCGTACGGCCGGCTCCGCCGACGACTCCGCGGAGGACGACGCGGAGGACGACGCGGCCGAGGCGACGGAGGAGGTCGACGACCTCGCCGTCGCCGCGGAGGCTGCTGCCCGCGCGGCCCGGCTGCTGGAGCTGGGCCCGGCCGCCGACGCCTGGTGA